The following proteins are co-located in the Malus sylvestris chromosome 13, drMalSylv7.2, whole genome shotgun sequence genome:
- the LOC126595889 gene encoding uncharacterized protein LOC126595889: MDTRRFMQLVEEKKKRALEKKEAPLKWEQKLEAAAKAKADAEAKEKKLKSSKHKRRSASESDSDSDTDRSNGRRKSNKRTHKKHKKRTHSDASDSEMRKEKKSKRKPRKHSSGSSDDSSDEYESDYEEERKRKKRSHKKHRHHDSRSDSGPDSSSDDDSDTVKRSHSRHHKHHPRSDSESSGSYSDEDERRIRRGHAKHHKRQRHLRSVSPESSYEDGEVRRKRHARHHKRHRQSRSHSVDSRSSDSDSHKRGKRSRSLGKSSDDNCDEADKQLKHKRSGHHSHHHHKHRHHHSEEEKDHHPRGSGEPNGKQTEDVRANATDNNS; this comes from the coding sequence ATGGACACCAGGAGGTTCATGCAGCTGGTtgaggagaaaaagaaaagagcttTGGAGAAGAAAGAAGCCCCGTTGAAATGGGAGCAGAAACTAGAAGCTGCTGCTAAGGCAAAAGCTGATGCCGAAGCCAAAGAGAAGAAGCTGAAATCTTCAAAGCATAAGAGAAGATCTGCGTCGGAGTCTGATAGCGATAGCGACACTGACAGAAGTAATGGGAGAAGAAAGTCAAATAAAAGAACTCACAAGAAGCACAAGAAGCGAACTCACTCCGATGCAAGTGACAGCGAAatgaggaaggagaagaaatcCAAGCGAAAGCCAAGGAAACATTCCTCAGGCTCGAGTGATGATAGCAGTGATGAGTATGAGAGTGATTacgaagaagaaaggaagaggaagaagagaagccACAAAAAGCACAGGCATCATGATTCTAGATCAGATTCGGGTCCCGATTCTTCCAGTGACGATGATAGTGATACGGTGAAGAGAAGTCATTCAAGGCACCACAAACACCACCCCAGGTCAGACTCAGAATCATCTGGTTCTTATAGTGATGAGGACGAGAGAAGAATCCGAAGGGGTCATGCTAAGCACCACAAACGCCAGAGACATTTGAGATCTGTTTCCCCTGAGTCAAGTTATGAGGATGGTGAGGTTAGAAGGAAAAGGCACGCAAGACACCATAAACGTCATAGGCAATCACGATCGCATAGTGTTGATTCAAGATCATCAGATTCTGATTCCCACAAGCGCGGCAAAAGGAGCAGATCTCTGGGAAAGTCATCAGATGACAACTGCGACGAGGCTGATAAACAGTTGAAGCACAAGAGGAGTGGTCACCATAGCCATCATCATCACAAGCATCGTCACCACCACTCAGAAGAGGAAAAAGATCACCATCCTCGGGGTTCAGGTGAGCCCAACGGAAAGCAGACAGAAGATGTTAGAGCAAATGCAACCGATAATAACAGTTAG
- the LOC126595891 gene encoding fruit protein pKIWI502-like, which produces MSLAIFQPASVPLRSHAHLSSSLPPMSILRRLNPHHLKLRRHRFASVAAAVRQDTALWTPAPLSLIEPAAESLFHVRVDLSDAPDLASSHTRAGQYLQLRVPDESKPSFLAIASPPSLASAKGVFEFLVKSVAGSTAELLCRLKRGDVVELSQVMGKGFDIDRIEPPENYPTVLIFATGSGISPIRSLIESGFSADERSAVKLFYGARNLDRMAYQDRFKDWESSGVEIVPVLSQPHGGWTGQSGYVQAAFSRAKQIYNPLSTAAVLCGQKQMTEEVTSILVADGVSTENILKNF; this is translated from the exons ATGTCACTTGCAATCTTCCAACCCGCATCGGTGCCCCTCCGCTCCCATGCGCACCTTAgctcctccctccctcccatGTCTATCCTACGCCGCCTCAACCCCCACCACCTAAAACTTCGCCGCCACCGCTTCGCCAGCGTTGCGGCCGCCGTACGCCAAGACACCGCGCTCTGGACCCCGGCCCCTCTCTCCTTGATAGAACCGGCAGCAGAGTCGCTCTTCCACGTCCGCGTCGACCTGTCCGACGCCCCCGACCTCGCCTCGTCCCACACGCGAGCCGGCCAGTACCTCCAGCTTCGCGTCCCTGACGAATCGAAGCCCTCGTTTCTGGCCATCGCGTCGCCGCCATCGTTGGCGTCCGCAAAAGGCGTGTTTGAGTTTTTGGTGAAGAGCGTGGCAGGGTCCACCGCGGAGCTTCTGTGCAGGCTCAAGAGAGGGGACGTGGTGGAGCTCAGCCAGGTTATGGGGAAAGGCTTCGACATTGATCGGATCGAACCGCCGGAGAATTACCCTACGGTTCTCATATTCGCCACAGGATCTGGAATCAg TCCAATCCGGTCTCTGATCGAATCGGGGTTTAGCGCCGATGAGAGATCCGCCGTGAAGCTATTTTATGGCGCTAGAAACCTTGACAGAATGGCGTATCAG GATAGATTTAAGGACTGGGAATCTTCAGGTGTTGAGATTGTGCCGGTATTATCACAACCCCATGGCGGTTGGACGGGACAAAGTGGTTATGTGCAG GCTGCTTTTTCCAGAGCCAAGCAAATTTATAATCCTCTCTCCACAGCTGCTGTGTTATGCGGGCAGAAGCAAATGACTGAG GAGGTTACCTCAATTCTTGTAGCAGACGGTGTATCAACTGAAAACATACTGAAGAATTTCTAA
- the LOC126595888 gene encoding ATP synthase subunit beta, mitochondrial-like, whose amino-acid sequence MASRRLLSSLARSSVRRAPSKSSISTPNPRVASPSPSSRSASPCGYLLNRVAQYATAAAAEPQTVSASPKSKDSGKGKITDEFTGKGSIGQVCQVIGAVVDVRFEEGLPPILTALEVLDNSIRLVLEVAQHLGESMVRTIAMDGTEGLVRGQRVLNTGSPITVPVGRATLGRIMNVIGEPIDHRGDISTDHFLPIHREAPAFVEQATEQQILCTGIKVVDLLAPYQRGGKIGLFGGAGVGKTVLIMELINNVAKAHGGFSVFAGVGERTREGNDLYREMIESGVIKLGEKQADSKCALVYGQMNEPPGARARVGLTGLTVAEHFRDAEGQDVLLFIDNIFRFTQANSEVSALLGRIPSAVGYQPTLATDLGGLQERITTTKKGSITSVQAIYVPADDLTDPAPATTFAHLDATTVLSRQISELGIYPAVDPLDSTSRMLSPHILGEEHYNTARGVQKVLQNYKNLQDIIAILGMDELSEDDKLTVARARKISRFLSQPFHVAEVFTGAPGKYVELKESITSFQGVLDGKYDDLPEQSFYMVGGIEEVVAKAEKISKESAA is encoded by the exons ATGGCCTCGCGAAGGCTTTTATCCTCTCTCGCCCGGTCCTCCGTCCGCCGGGCGCCGTCCAAATCTTCGATCTCAACGCCTAACCCGAGGGTCGCATCCCCATCTCCATCTTCCCGATCCGCTTCTCCCTGCGGCTATCTCCTCAACCGCGTCGCTCAGTACGCgaccgccgccgccgccgagCCCCAGACGGTTTCAGCGTCTCCGAAGAGCAAGGATTCCGGGAAGGGAAAAATCACCGACGAATTCACCGGGAAGGGCTCGATCGGGCAGGTGTGCCAGGTGATCGGAGCCGTCGTCGATGTGAGGTTCGAGGAGGGGCTTCCCCCGATCTTGACCGCGCTTGAGGTGCTGGACAACTCGATCCGATTGGTGCTCGAGGTGGCTCAGCACTTGGGTGAGAGCATGGTCAGGACCATTGCTATGGATGGGACTGAGGGGCTTGTGAGAGGACAGCGCGTGCTCAACACGGGTTCTCCGATCACT GTTCCTGTTGGAAGGGCTACCCTTGGTCGTATCATGAACGTCATTGGAGAGCCCATTGACCATAGAGGCGATATCA GCACCGATCACTTTCTGCCCATTCACAGAGAAGCTCCTGCCTTTGTTGAGCAAGCAACTGAGCAGCAGATCCTTTGTACTGGAATCAAG GTTGTCGACCTTCTTGCTCCCTACCAAAGAGGAGGAAAGATTGGGTTGTTCGGTGGTGCCGGTGTTGGAAAAACTGTGCTTATTATGGAACTTATCAACAACGTTGCTAAGGCTCAcg GTGGTTTCTCTGTGTTTGCTGGTGTTGGAGAACGTACCCGCGAGGGTAATGACTTGTACAGGGAAATGATTGAGAGTGGTGTCATTAAGCTAGGTGAAAAGCAG GCTGACAGCAAATGTGCTCTAGTGTACGGCCAAATGAATGAGCCCCCTGGTGCTCGTGCTCGTGTTGGTTTGACTGGGCTCACTGTAGCTGAACACTTCCGTGATGCTGAAGGGCAAGATGTGCTTCTATTTATTGACAACATTTTCCGATTTACCCAA GCAAACTCAGAGGTGTCTGCTTTGCTTGGTCGTATCCCATCTGCTGTTGGATACCAACCTACTTTAGCTACTGATCTTGGAGGTCTTCAGGAGCGTATCACAACTACCAAGAAGGGTTCCATCACTTCTGTCCAAGCAATTTATGTGCCTGCTGATGACTTGACAGATCCTGCTCCTGCCACTACCTTTGCTCACTTGGATGCCACAACTGTGCTGTCACGACAG ATCTCTGAGCTTGGTATCTACCCTGCTGTGGATCCTCTTGATTCAACGTCTCGTATGCTCTCCCCTCATATTTTGGGTGAGGAACACTACAACACTGCTCGTGGTGTCCAGAAGGTTCTTCAGAACTACAAGAATTTGCAAGATATTATTGCTATTTTGGGGATGGATGAGCTTAGTGAAGATGATAAGTTGACTGTTGCCCGTGCTCGTAAGATCTCACGGTTCTTGAGCCAGCCGTTCCATGTTGCAGAAGTTTTCACTGGTGCCCCTGGAAAATACGTGGAGTTGAAAGAAAGCATTACCTCCTTCCAG GGAGTGTTGGACGGAAAGTACGATGACCTTCCAGAACAGTCGTTCTACATGGTTGGAGGTATTGAGGAGGTCGTTGCCAAGGCAGAGAAGATTTCCAAGGAGTCTGCTGCTTAA
- the LOC126595748 gene encoding probable histone chaperone ASF1A: MSAVNLTNVAVLDNPAAFLSPFQFEISYECLTPLKDDLEWKLIYVGSAEDETYDQMLESVLVGPVNVGNYRFVFQADPPDPSKIREEDIIGVTVLLLTCSYLGQEFVRVGYYVNNDYDDEQLREEPPSKVLVDRVQRNILADKPRVTKFPINFHPENGENAEQQPPHSPDHVTETKQPLPSPDCAAGENIKGEEPPASPVPSVCVQ, from the exons ATGAGTGCCGTCAACCTTACGAACGTCGCCGTTTTGGACAATCCGGCCGCTTTCCTCAGCCCTTTTCAGTTTGAAATCTCGTACGAGTGCTTGACTCCCCTCAAAGACG ACTTGGAATGGAAGCTGATATATGTGGGATCTGCTGAAGACGAAACTTATGACCAAATGTTGGAGAGTGTGCTTGTTGGTCCTGTCAATGTTGGCAACTACCGTTTCGTCTTTCAG GCAGACCCTCCAGATCCATCAAAAATACGCGAGGAAGATATCATCGGTGTCACGGTACTGCTATTGACATGTTCTTATCTGGGGCAGGAGTTTGTTAGAGTGGGGTACTATGTGAACAATGATTATGATGATGAGCAGCTGAGGGAGGAACCTCCctctaaggtgttggttgaTAGGGTTCAGAGAAACATTTTAGCGGACAAGCCGAGGGTCACAAAGTTCCCTATTAATTTTCATCCCGAGAACGGTGAGAACGCGGAGCAGCAGCCCCCACATTCACCTGATCACGTAACTGAAACAAAGCAGCCCCTTCCTTCTCCCGATTGTGCAGCTGGAGAAAACATCAAGGGAGAAGAACCACCCGCCTCACCTGTACCATCTGTCTGTGTGCAGTAG
- the LOC126596502 gene encoding protein DETOXIFICATION 12-like isoform X6, protein MEESLLLPKYGEERRSNTSILTWSSFFEEVKRLGCIAGPMVAVVLSQYLLQVISMMMVGHLGELALSSTAIAISLSGVTGFSLFLGMASALETLCGQAYGAEQYQKLGLQTYTAIFSLNLVCLPLSLIWIYMEKLLIFMGQDPVISREAGKFTIWLLPALFAYATLQPLIRYFQTQSLVIPMLISSCATLLFHIPLCWLLVFKSGLNNLGGALAISISYWVNVILLALYMKFSDACSKTRVPISLEIFHGIGEFFRFAIPSAIMICLEWWSFELLILLSGLLPNPALETSVLSVCLQTISTLYAIPYGFGAAASTRVSNELGAGNPQGARIATFAAMFLAVAETSIARGTGWQHIGAYINLGAFYLCGIPVAATLAFWVQLRGRGLWIGIQVGAFVQTMMLSLVTSCTNWEKQASKARERIFEGRPQQVNGLCEKAESNEF, encoded by the exons ATGGAAGAGAGCTTGCTGTTACCGAAATacggagaagaaagaagaagtaaCACTAGTATTCTGACGTGGAGTTCTTTCTTCGAAGAAGTGAAGAGGTTGGGATGCATAGCGGGTCCCATGGTTGCCGTGGTTTTATCTCAGTACTTGTTGCAGGTCATTTCGATGATGATGGTCGGCCACCTGGGCGAGCTCGCTCTCTCCAGCACCGCTATCGCCATCTCCCTCTCCGGCGTCACCGGCTTCAGTCTTTTC TTGGGAATGGCCAGTGCGTTGGAGACTCTGTGTGGTCAAGCATATGGAGCAGAACAATATCAGAAACTTGGACTCCAAACTTACACTGCTATATTTTCTCTCAACTTGGTCTGCCTTCCTTTATCTTTGATATGGATTTATATGGAGAAGTTACTGATTTTCATGGGTCAAGACCCTGTAATTTCTCGTGAAGCCGGCAAGTTCACAATCTGGCTTCTTCCCGCACTTTTCGCTTATGCCACTCTTCAGCCACTCATTAGATACTTTCAGACACAAAGTTTAGTAATTCCTATGCTCATAAGCTCGTGTGCGACCCTTCTGTTCCATATTCCTCTGTGTTGGCTTCTAGTATTCAAGTCTGGACTGAACAACCTTGGAGGAGCATTAGCAATCAGTATTTCATATTGGGTGAATGTGATTCTACTTGCATTGTACATGAAGTTTTCTGATGCTTGTTCCAAAACCCGAGTTCCAATTTCTCTGGAGATCTTCCATGGAATCGGAGAGTTCTTCCGCTTTGCCATCCCTTCTGCAATAATGATATG CCTTGAGTGGTGGTCATTTGAGCTGCTTATTTTGCTGTCTGGACTTTTACCAAATCCGGCTCTTGAAACTTCAGTTCTCTCTGTATG TCTGCAGACGATTTCTACACTATATGCAATACCATATGGGTTTGGTGCTGCAGCAAG TACTAGAGTTTCAAATGAACTAGGAGCTGGTAACCCACAAGGTGCTCGAATAGCTACTTTTGCTGCAATGTTTCTTGCAGTCGCAGAGACAA GTATTGCTAGAGGAACTGGGTGGCAGCATATAGGGGCTTACATAAACCTCGGAGCGTTTTATCTTTGTGGGATTCCAGTTGCAGCCACATTGGCTTTCTGGGTACAACTGAGAGGAAGGGGCCTTTGGATTGGAATACAAGTCGGTGCTTTTGTGCAAACCATGATGCTCTCTTTAGTAACAAGTTGTACAAATTGGGAAAAGCAG GCAAGTAAGGCAAGGGAGAGGATATTTGAGGGAAGGCCCCAACAAGTCAATGGCTTGTGTGAAAAGGCAGAGAGTAATGAGTTTTGA
- the LOC126596502 gene encoding protein DETOXIFICATION 12-like isoform X5 — protein sequence MEESLLLPKYGEERRSNTSILTWSSFFEEVKRLGCIAGPMVAVVLSQYLLQVISMMMVGHLGELALSSTAIAISLSGVTGFSLFLGMASALETLCGQAYGAEQYQKLGLQTYTAIFSLNLVCLPLSLIWIYMEKLLIFMGQDPVISREAGKFTIWLLPALFAYATLQPLIRYFQTQSLVIPMLISSCATLLFHIPLCWLLVFKSGLNNLGGALAISISYWVNVILLALYMKFSDACSKTRVPISLEIFHGIGEFFRFAIPSAIMICLEWWSFELLILLSGLLPNPALETSVLSVCLQTISTLYAIPYGFGAAASTRVSNELGAGNPQGARIATFAAMFLAVAETSIITTTLFACRNVFGYTFSNEKEVIDYVTTMAPLVCLSVTLDSFQGVLSGIARGTGWQHIGAYINLGAFYLCGIPVAATLAFWVQLRGRGLWIGIQVGAFVQTMMLSLVTSCTNWEKQASKARERIFDRSPPGS from the exons ATGGAAGAGAGCTTGCTGTTACCGAAATacggagaagaaagaagaagtaaCACTAGTATTCTGACGTGGAGTTCTTTCTTCGAAGAAGTGAAGAGGTTGGGATGCATAGCGGGTCCCATGGTTGCCGTGGTTTTATCTCAGTACTTGTTGCAGGTCATTTCGATGATGATGGTCGGCCACCTGGGCGAGCTCGCTCTCTCCAGCACCGCTATCGCCATCTCCCTCTCCGGCGTCACCGGCTTCAGTCTTTTC TTGGGAATGGCCAGTGCGTTGGAGACTCTGTGTGGTCAAGCATATGGAGCAGAACAATATCAGAAACTTGGACTCCAAACTTACACTGCTATATTTTCTCTCAACTTGGTCTGCCTTCCTTTATCTTTGATATGGATTTATATGGAGAAGTTACTGATTTTCATGGGTCAAGACCCTGTAATTTCTCGTGAAGCCGGCAAGTTCACAATCTGGCTTCTTCCCGCACTTTTCGCTTATGCCACTCTTCAGCCACTCATTAGATACTTTCAGACACAAAGTTTAGTAATTCCTATGCTCATAAGCTCGTGTGCGACCCTTCTGTTCCATATTCCTCTGTGTTGGCTTCTAGTATTCAAGTCTGGACTGAACAACCTTGGAGGAGCATTAGCAATCAGTATTTCATATTGGGTGAATGTGATTCTACTTGCATTGTACATGAAGTTTTCTGATGCTTGTTCCAAAACCCGAGTTCCAATTTCTCTGGAGATCTTCCATGGAATCGGAGAGTTCTTCCGCTTTGCCATCCCTTCTGCAATAATGATATG CCTTGAGTGGTGGTCATTTGAGCTGCTTATTTTGCTGTCTGGACTTTTACCAAATCCGGCTCTTGAAACTTCAGTTCTCTCTGTATG TCTGCAGACGATTTCTACACTATATGCAATACCATATGGGTTTGGTGCTGCAGCAAG TACTAGAGTTTCAAATGAACTAGGAGCTGGTAACCCACAAGGTGCTCGAATAGCTACTTTTGCTGCAATGTTTCTTGCAGTCGCAGAGACAAGTATAATAACCACGACCCTCTTTGCCTGCCGCAATGTATTTGGTTACACTTTTAGCAATGAGAAAGAAGTCATCGATTACGTCACAACCATGGCTCCTCTAGTTTGCCTGTCTGTTACCCTAGACAGTTTTCAAGGGGTCCTTTCGG GTATTGCTAGAGGAACTGGGTGGCAGCATATAGGGGCTTACATAAACCTCGGAGCGTTTTATCTTTGTGGGATTCCAGTTGCAGCCACATTGGCTTTCTGGGTACAACTGAGAGGAAGGGGCCTTTGGATTGGAATACAAGTCGGTGCTTTTGTGCAAACCATGATGCTCTCTTTAGTAACAAGTTGTACAAATTGGGAAAAGCAG
- the LOC126596502 gene encoding protein DETOXIFICATION 12-like isoform X2, translating to MEESLLLPKYGEERRSNTSILTWSSFFEEVKRLGCIAGPMVAVVLSQYLLQVISMMMVGHLGELALSSTAIAISLSGVTGFSLFLGMASALETLCGQAYGAEQYQKLGLQTYTAIFSLNLVCLPLSLIWIYMEKLLIFMGQDPVISREAGKFTIWLLPALFAYATLQPLIRYFQTQSLVIPMLISSCATLLFHIPLCWLLVFKSGLNNLGGALAISISYWVNVILLALYMKFSDACSKTRVPISLEIFHGIGEFFRFAIPSAIMICLEWWSFELLILLSGLLPNPALETSVLSVCLQTISTLYAIPYGFGAAASTRVSNELGAGNPQGARIATFAAMFLAVAETSIITTTLFACRNVFGYTFSNEKEVIDYVTTMAPLVCLSVTLDSFQGVLSGIARGTGWQHIGAYINLGAFYLCGIPVAATLAFWVQLRGRGLWIGIQVGAFVQTMMLSLVTSCTNWEKQASKARERIFEGRPQQVNGLCEKAESNEF from the exons ATGGAAGAGAGCTTGCTGTTACCGAAATacggagaagaaagaagaagtaaCACTAGTATTCTGACGTGGAGTTCTTTCTTCGAAGAAGTGAAGAGGTTGGGATGCATAGCGGGTCCCATGGTTGCCGTGGTTTTATCTCAGTACTTGTTGCAGGTCATTTCGATGATGATGGTCGGCCACCTGGGCGAGCTCGCTCTCTCCAGCACCGCTATCGCCATCTCCCTCTCCGGCGTCACCGGCTTCAGTCTTTTC TTGGGAATGGCCAGTGCGTTGGAGACTCTGTGTGGTCAAGCATATGGAGCAGAACAATATCAGAAACTTGGACTCCAAACTTACACTGCTATATTTTCTCTCAACTTGGTCTGCCTTCCTTTATCTTTGATATGGATTTATATGGAGAAGTTACTGATTTTCATGGGTCAAGACCCTGTAATTTCTCGTGAAGCCGGCAAGTTCACAATCTGGCTTCTTCCCGCACTTTTCGCTTATGCCACTCTTCAGCCACTCATTAGATACTTTCAGACACAAAGTTTAGTAATTCCTATGCTCATAAGCTCGTGTGCGACCCTTCTGTTCCATATTCCTCTGTGTTGGCTTCTAGTATTCAAGTCTGGACTGAACAACCTTGGAGGAGCATTAGCAATCAGTATTTCATATTGGGTGAATGTGATTCTACTTGCATTGTACATGAAGTTTTCTGATGCTTGTTCCAAAACCCGAGTTCCAATTTCTCTGGAGATCTTCCATGGAATCGGAGAGTTCTTCCGCTTTGCCATCCCTTCTGCAATAATGATATG CCTTGAGTGGTGGTCATTTGAGCTGCTTATTTTGCTGTCTGGACTTTTACCAAATCCGGCTCTTGAAACTTCAGTTCTCTCTGTATG TCTGCAGACGATTTCTACACTATATGCAATACCATATGGGTTTGGTGCTGCAGCAAG TACTAGAGTTTCAAATGAACTAGGAGCTGGTAACCCACAAGGTGCTCGAATAGCTACTTTTGCTGCAATGTTTCTTGCAGTCGCAGAGACAAGTATAATAACCACGACCCTCTTTGCCTGCCGCAATGTATTTGGTTACACTTTTAGCAATGAGAAAGAAGTCATCGATTACGTCACAACCATGGCTCCTCTAGTTTGCCTGTCTGTTACCCTAGACAGTTTTCAAGGGGTCCTTTCGG GTATTGCTAGAGGAACTGGGTGGCAGCATATAGGGGCTTACATAAACCTCGGAGCGTTTTATCTTTGTGGGATTCCAGTTGCAGCCACATTGGCTTTCTGGGTACAACTGAGAGGAAGGGGCCTTTGGATTGGAATACAAGTCGGTGCTTTTGTGCAAACCATGATGCTCTCTTTAGTAACAAGTTGTACAAATTGGGAAAAGCAG GCAAGTAAGGCAAGGGAGAGGATATTTGAGGGAAGGCCCCAACAAGTCAATGGCTTGTGTGAAAAGGCAGAGAGTAATGAGTTTTGA